The Natribaculum luteum genome contains the following window.
TGAGGTGTTTGAGTAGCGTCGACTTGCCGGCCCCGTTCCGTCCGAGCAGCATCGTCACCTCGCCGCCTGCGGCACGGAAGTCGACGCCACGCAGGACCGGCTCGCCCTCGTAGGCGAACTCGAGGTCGGTCGTCTCGATCGTCACAGTACCACCGTCGCAATCAGCACGCCGAGGACGACGGCCGCGGGAGCGTACCCCTCGTTCGCCCGCTCGACGGTCGGCATCCGCCCGTCGTAACACCGCGCACGCATCGCCTCGTCGACGCGTTCGGCGCGCTCGAGCGACCCCACGAGCAACGAGCCGGCGACGAGCTTCGTGGTTCGGACCTGCGTTCGCCGGTCGACGTACCCGAGTCGGGCGGCGGCGGCGGTTCGTAGCCGGTCGGCTTCGGCGAGCAGAATCTGGATTCCGCGGTAGACGAAAAGCGACAGGTCGACCACGAACGCGGGCACGCGGAGCCGTCGGAGGGCCGCGAACAGCTCCGGGACGGGCGTGCTGAGCACGAGGAAGGCCATCACCGACAGCGCAGCGACCGAGCGCAACCCCGTCGTCGCGGCGGTCTCGACGGCCTCTGCCGTCACCTCGAGGAGCCAGACGCGAACGACGACGGTCTCGCCGCCGGTGACGGCGAGGATCACGACCAGACTCGGCACCAGAAAGGCCACGGGCGGACCGAGCAGACGCAGGTAGTGACGTCCGGCGGCGTCGAGTGCGAGCGCCGAAAACAGCGCGAGCGCGCCGAGTCGCGTCGCCTCGTTCGGGCTCGCGACGACCAGCGCCAGTGCGAGCAGCGACACGTAGACTTTCAGCGGGCCGTCGATCGCGGGCCTCGAGGCGACCTGCACCGACTCAAGCGTTTGATGCATTCCGGTTTCGTCCGAACGCGCCCACGTAGTAGCCGATGACCGCCCCGCCGAGCCCTGCCTGCAGGCTAAACAGGAGACTCTCGATCTCGCCGCTCGGCGGCGTCCAGATCGGGGAGAGCCACGGCTCGTACTCCGGTGCGACCTCGCCGATCGTTTCCTCGGCCTCGCCGTCGGCACCGCCCCACGCTCCCGGGACGACCCCCGTGATCGCGACCAGGGCGACCAGCAAGACGACGCCGACGAGGATCGCTCGGTTCACGCTGACACCCTCAGTCGCGTCCGAACGTCCGCTTTCACCTCGACCAGATAGCCGATCAGACCCGCGGCGATCCCCCCCTCGACGAGGCCGATCGGGACCTGCGTCACGGCGAAGACGGCCGCGAACCCGGCCATCGCCGAGACGACCCCCTCGAGGCCGCCGCCTGCCGGAAAGGCCATCGCGAGCTGGGCGGACGTCACGAGGTAGGTGACCCAGTTCGTGACGACCGTCGCGGCGAACGTCGACCCCTCGAGACCCGCGTACCGTCGCGTAAACCGGTAGGTGAGCCACCCGACGAACGGGCCGACGATCCCCATCGCGGCGACGTTCGCCCCGAGCGTCGAGATGCCGCCGTGGGCGAGCAACAGCGACTGATAGAGGAGGACGATCGTCGAGAGAAACGCCGTGACGGCCGGACCGAACAGGACGACCGCGACGCCGGTTCCCGTCGGGTGGGACGTGCTCCCCGTCACCGAGGGAATCTTCAGCGCCGAGAAGACGAACACGAACGCCCCGGCGATCGCGACGAGCGCGATGCGACTCGAGTCTTCACGGACCATCTTCGCGGTTCTGTACGCGCCGAACGCGACGACCGGCGCGGCGACGAGATACCAGGCCGCCGCCCAGAACGGCGGCAGGAATCCTTCCATGATGTGCATCTTCGTTTGACACCGATCGTGACTATTTTCGAGGGTGGTAAAACAATTACGATTGTATTATAACAATAGTGCTTGTCCTCGACTCGTGATGCGCTCGACAGCTTCGAGGTCGCCGAGTACACCCTCCGTCGCTCGAGCGACGGTCTCGCCACCGATCGCTCGTCGTTTCGGGGCGACGCCGTACGCGCTATCGGTGCTCGACGAGGGGGTACTCGAGTCGGATTCGCCGTCGAACGCGTTCGAACGTAGGACCGTCACGAACGCGACGGCTACACCTCTTTGTGGGTGGCCGTCGGCAGGATCGAGCGCACTATGGGTGACATCGACGTTGCAATCGGCGTCGACGCAGACTGCGTCGCCGGCTGGCTCGGCTCGTACGGCGGCGCGGACTCCCCCGCGGACCTCTCTCGAGGGCTGTCCGCCGGCAACGAGGGCATCCCCCGGATGCTCGAACTCTTCGAGAGCGAGGGCGTTTCGACGTCGTGGTACGTCCCCGGTCACACGATCGAGACGTTTCGCGACGAGATCGAGGCGGTCGCGGCCGCCGGCCACGAACTCGGCGTCCACGGTTACTCACACGAGAACCCGACCGACCTCTCGCGGGAACAGGAAGACGAAATCCTCGAGGTATCGATCGACCTGATCGAGGACGTCACGGGATCGGAACCGGTCGGCCACCGCGCCAGCTGGTGGGAGTTCAGCGAGCACACGCCGGAACTCGTCGAGAAACACGGCTTCCTCTACGACAGCAGCCTGATGGAACGCCAGTTCGAACCGGGCTGGATGCGAAAAGGCGACAGCTGGGAGAAGATCCGCTACGACGAAGCACCCGAGACGTGGATGGAGCCGTACCAGTACGGCGAGGAAACCGACGTCGTCGAGATCCCGATCAGCTGGTATCGCGACGACATCCCGCCGATGCTGTTCATCAAACAGCCGATCTACCACGCGGGGTACAAAGACCCCGAGATGATGTACGAGCAGTACTACAAGCGCCAGTTCGACTTCCTGTACGACCGACGCGGGGCCGGCGTCTACACCTTCACCATCCACCCGGACATCCACGGCCTGCCGCACATGATCCCGCTGCTCGAGGAGTTCATCCGGTACGTCGAGGGCCACGAACGGGCGCAGTTCACCACGCTCGAGGAGATCGCCCGGAAGTACGAGGACGACCCGTCGGTTTACGAGAGCGAGAGCGACTACGTCTGATACGGACGACTGTGGCTGTGTGCCAGGCAGCCGTAAACCGTCTTCGCAGATGCCCCGGAAATGACCCGTAACCATCGTTCTGAGCGGTAATCCACCGCTCGAGAGCCCCGCTTAGAACGACTCGACGTGCGGTCTGAGGTCCAGCTCGAGTGTCCACGAACTTCGGTCCTGTTCGACGAGGTGCCAGTAGCTCTCGGCGATCTCGTCGGGATCGAGGTACTCCGCGGGGTCGTCGACGTCCGTCCCTGGCGGCAGGATCTGGCCGTCGATCACGACGTGGGCGACGTGAATCCCGTCGGGGCCGAGTTCTCGAGCCATCGACTCGGCCATGCCCCGGACCGCGAACTTCGCCGCCGAGAACCCGAGCGCCCCACCGCGGCCGCGCACCGCCGAGGTCGCGCCGGTGAAGATGACCGTCCCGCCGTCGCCCTCGAGCATGTCGGGGACCGCCGCTCGAGCACAGAGGAAGCCGCCGCGCGGGCCGACCGCCATCGCCGACTCGAACTCGTCGACGTCCAGTTCCAGCAGTCCCTTCCACGAGCCCCCGCTTGCGTGGTTGACGAGGACGTCGACCGGGCCGAGTTCGTCGTGGACCCGCTCGAAGGCGGCCTCGACCTCGCCCGGATCGGTGACGTCCGCCGGGATCGGAACTCCCGACCCGGCGGTCGCCTCGAGTTCCGTCGCGAGCGCTTCGACGGACGATTCCGTCCGGGCGAGAAGCGCCACGTCACAGCCCTCTCGTGCGAATTTGCGTGCGATCGAGGCCCCCAGACCGGGGCCGACGCCGGCGACGACGGCCGTTCGGCTCATACCCGCGTTTCGCGTCGAAGACGCAAATTCCTGGGGGTTACGCCACGTCCTCGAGGACCTCCTCGGCGAACACGGAAAGCGCGCGTTCGGGGTCGTCGTCCTCCAGGCTGACGAGTACGTGATCGACCCCCAGGTCGTCGAGGTCCTGGAAGTACTCGCGGAACCACTCGCTTCCGGCGCGAAAGCCCTGGTGGATCGGCTCGGGGTCGGCCCGCGGGTCGTCGGCGAACGCGACGCGAACGACCATCGCGAACGGTGCGTCCCCGGCCGCGTCGCGCCAGTCGTCGAGGTACGTCTGGAGCGTGTTACGCGGGAGCTGGTAGAACAGCCAGCCGTCGCCGTGGTCGGCGATCCACTCGACCGTCTGTCGGGCGTGGCCGGTCGGCAACAGCGGCACGGCGTCGGTCGTCGGCTTCGGGACGAGCTCGAGGTCGCCGTCCAGTCGGCCCCACCGCGACTCGATCTCGGGGAACTCCTCGGTCCAGAGGGTCCGGAGCAGATCGACGCTCTCGCGAAAGCGCGCGCCGCGTTCCGACGGATCGACGCCGAACGCGGGGAACTCCGGATCGCGATCGCCCGACGCGACGCCGAGGACGAGCCGTCCATCGGAGAGCCGGTCGAGCGACGCCGCGGCTTTCGCGACGTGAATCGGATGGCGGAGCGTGAGCACGACGCTCGCGGTCCCGAGTGCGACCTCGTCGGTGTGTTCCGCGACGAGGGTGAGCCACGGCCAGACGTCGAACGTCTGTCCGGCGTCGCCGAACGACGGCCAGTACGTCGGCACGTCGCGTGCCCAGAGCGCGTCGAAGCCGAGTGACTCGGCGCGTGCCGCCAGCCGAAGCTCCTCGTCGACAGACGGTGTCGACTCGTTCGCGCCCGTGAGCGGAAATCCCGTTCCGAACGTGAGCCCGTCGCCGTCGAACAGCCGCCGGTAGCCGGCGTTCTCGTAGTCGATCATCGCCTCGAGTACGGGGACCGAGCCGTTTGCCGCTTGCGATCGAAACGACTCGTCGCGACGACACTCGAACCAATGTGTAATGGTAGTACCCAACCAAACAGGGATCTGATGTGACTGATTAGCTAATAAAACAAAAATATATTTATTAAAACGTGAGACGGCAACGGAACTTCATACGTTCGATGCCGACCGCTGCTGGCGCTTCCGGCACAAGGGCGGAGTGTCGTGCCCGTGAACGTGCTTCGAGCGGTTGGCCCTGCCAGTGTGGGGACTCGCTCGCACGAGATCGGCGATGACTGGACGAGGCGTCGTGCCCATCGCGCCAGACGAATTCTCGGCAGTCGGATTCCTTGTCCGTCGGTGCCGTCGTGCTGTCCACGGACAACGGGGTGATCGGCGTTTCTGTGAGCGTAGACCGGTCGTCTGTCTCGACACGACTTCGCCTCGATCTACTATATAAACTTACAATATATTTAATCATATCCGTATATATAGTTCTGTTGATTACTATCTGACGGTGGAGTGATAACGACCAGTGGGCTCGTCGCTCGCGTTCGACGCCCCGAATATTACGCACATAGTGATGTAAAGCAGTCGCCAGGAGACGAAACTGGTTGCTGGACGGACGACGGAAGCGGTGGCGAGGTCGGTCGTGTCGCCTCGAGGCGCTTTGTTGGCTTGCCTGGGCCGTCGAGACCGGTCGCGTTCTCTATTTGACAACGCGACCGTTACGAGTACTTGAGGTTGAGTTCGATGGCGTTGGCAGCGCTCTGGACCGTCTCGGTAATCTCGTCGTCTCGCAGCCGACTCGAGGGTGCCGAGATGCTGATCGATCCGCAGGCGGAGTCGTCGCCGGGTTTGATCGGTGCGGCGACCGATCGCAGTCCGACCAGGCGTTCTTCCTCGTGTGTCGCGTAGCCGCGGTCTCGAACCTGCTGGAGTTCGTCGAACAGTTCGTCGGGATCGGTGATCGTGTTCGGCGTCGCCTGGGGGAGTCCGTGCTGGTCGATGATCTCTCGGACGCGTTCTTCGGGCATGTACGCGAGGATCGCCTTTCCCTGTGCCGTGTAGTGGAGGTGCGTCCGGTGGCCGACGTACGTGTCCAACTCGACCGCCTGCTCGCCTTTCGATCGGTAGAGGTAGACGCCGATCCCGTCTTCCTCAACGAGCAGATTCGCGAGTTCGCCCGTCTTCTCGGCCATCTCCTTGACTTTCGGTTTGGCGGTTTTGTACAGTTTCATCTGGCTTCGAAGGTGGCCGCCGATCTCGAGGAACTTCAGGCCGAGACAGTACCGATCTCCGTTCTGTACGACGTACCCCTCCTCTTTGAGCGTCTGGAGGTGATTGTGGACTGCGCTCTTTCCCATGCCGACTTTCTCGCTGAGTTCCGTGACGCGACCACATTCGTCCTCTTTTAGCACCTCGATGAGCCGCAACGTTTTCTTCGTCGTCCCAACCGGGTGTTTCGCCTCGTTTGACATGTGGGTTCTGTTCACAACTTTCATCGTGCTCCTACAAATGTGTATCCCCGACGCCACAATCTGTTCTGAAATAGAGAACAAAGATGGCGCTTCGGTGTGGGCTCCCGTCTCTGTCAGACGTCATCATGCCCCGCACTCTGTGGCAATTTTTACCCCACTCGAGGTGCACGCACGTCCGTTCTCGTATAGAGAATTATCTCGTATTTGAATTACTATCTACGTTGTCGACGGTACTGTGGCGACGATTCGATCGAAGGCAGCGTCCGCCGAGCTTCGCGCACGCCCGATGACAACCCGCCGTTCCATCGAGTAGTTGCCCTCCCGGCTGGCCGCCTGCATCTTCGTTGCCCCGGCGGACTCGCAGGAGACAGTCGAGTCGTGGGCGTCGCTGCATACCGCTTTCGACACAAAGCTTAAGTGCTAATCAACCTCACGATACGTAGTAACACAGAACAATGAGGGTGATCCCCAATCACTAACTATGGATTCGTCATCGACAACCGGAAGTGTATCGGGTGCCACGCCTGCACCGTCGCGTGCAAGGCCGAACACGACGATCCGATCGGCGTCAACAAGACGTGGGTCAAGTACATCGAGAAAGGGGAGTTCCCGAACACGAATCGGAACTTCTCCGTGATGCGGTGTAACCACTGCGACGACTCGCCCTGTACCGACGTCTGTCCGGTGACGGCGCTGTGGGAACGCGAAGACGGCATCGTCGACTTCGACACGGAGCGGTGCATCGGCTGCAAGGCGTGCATGCAGGGGTGTCCGTACGACGCCCTGTACATCGATCCGGAGACGTCGACGGCGGCCAAGTGTAACTACTGCTCTCACCGCGTCGATTCGGGTCGCGAACCGGCCTGCGTCACGGTCTGCCCGGAAGACGCTATCGTCGCGGGCGACATGGAAGATCCCGACACCGAGATCACGCGAACCATCTCGAACCAGGAGGTGCAAGCGCGCAAGCCCGAGAAAGGGACCGAGCCCAAGCTGTTCTACGTCGACGGTGACGAGGGCAGCGTGACGCCGGGGACGACCGGCCGCGAAGAACACTACATGTGGAGCGACGCACCGACGCAAACGGAGGTGCAAGGCGGCGAGCGTGAGGACTTCGATCTCCAGCGTGCCGCCGAGTCGCTCGCGAACTCGGACGTGACGCTGTCTTCCTCGAGCGACGGCGAGGCTCGTGCCGACGGCGGCTGTGGCTGCGGTGGAAACTGCCGCTGTCAGTCCGACGGCGACGGCCGGGTCGCGTCCGACGGCGGCGTCGCCACGAGCGCAGACGCTGCGACGAGTTCCGGAGGCGGACACACTGCCGACTCGAGTTCCGGAAGCGTCACGCGGGCGTACGAACTTCTCCACGAGGAGGCACGCCGGGTCTACGACATCGGCGAGAGCCACTACCAGTCGTGGGGCTGGGAGGTGTACTCCTACACGTGGACGAAGTCCATCTCCGCGGGCGTCTTCCTCGTCCCCGCGTTGCTGATGGCGCTTGGCATCGTCGAACCGAGTGCGAGCCTGATCGGTGCCAGTTCGCTCGTCAGCATGGCATTCCTCGGGCTCACCGGCCTCCTGCTCATCGTCGACCTGGAGCAACCACAGCGGTTCCACTGGGTGCTGTTGCGCCCGAACTGGAACTCCTGGCTGGTCAAGGGGGCGTACATAATCACGGCCTACGGTGCCTATCTCGCGGTCGTCCTCGCGGGCTGGCTCCTCGAGCTCGGCTACGTCACGAATCCCGCCGTGTTGCTCGGCGGTGCCGCGCTGGCGACGGCGACAGCCGTCTACACGGCCTTCCTGTTCAGCCAGTCGAAAGGCCGTGACCTCTGGCAGAGCCCGGCGATGCCGCTGCACATGTTCGCACAGGCCGTCGTCGCAGGAGGTGCGGCTACGGCGCTGCTCGGGTTCGCCGGGTTCGACGGCCTCGCCGGCCCGTCGCGGCTGGCGCTCGCCGCCGGACTGCTGACCCACCTCGTGTTGATCGCCTCGGAGATCTTCACGCCCCACCAGACCGAGGACGCAGAGGAGGCGGCCGCCCGGATCGTTCGAGGCCGGTTCCGCACGGCGTTCTGGCTCGGTGGCATCGGCGTCGGCATCGTGCTGCCGCTTGCCGTTCTCGCGGCCGGCGGGAGCCTCCCGTTCGTTGCACTCGCCGGCGCGCTCGCGCTCGTCGGCCTGTTCGCCTTCGAGTACTGCTGGATAACCGCCCCGCAGACAATCTCACTCGCATAACCCATGGGACACGGATACGACCTCAGTCAGATCGAAAAAGTCGCCGAGAAGCTCGGCCTGCTGTCGAATCGTTCGGCGGAGACGACGAAACAACGCCAGGGCTCGAGCGGTCGCGTCACGCCCGCCTCGAGCAACGGTCACCTGGCCGACTACCCCGACCCCGCAGAGTGGCACAACTGGACGGAGTACGAGTCGAGCGGGGAGCCCCGCGAGTACTCGGTCGTGCCGACGGCCTGTTTCAACTGCGAGGCCGGCTGTGGCCTGTTGACGTACATCGACAAGGAGACCGGGAAGATCCGGAAGATCGAGGGGAACCCCGAACATCCAGGTAGTCGCGGTCGCAACTGCGCGAAGGGCCCGGCGACGATCAACCAGATTGAAGACCCACAGCGGATCCGCCACCCGCTCAAACGGGACGGACCGCGCGGCAGCGGCCAGTGGAAGCAGATCTCGTGGGACGAGGCACTCGAGGACATCGCCGGCGAGATGCGCGAGACGATCGAAGACGACCGCGAGAACGAGATCACGTACCACGTCGGCCGACCTGGCCACGAGGAGTACATGGACCGGGTCATCGACGCGTGGGGACTGGACGGTCACAACTCCCACACGAACATCTGCAGCGCGGGTGCCCGCACGGGCTACGCGCTGTGGCACAAGTACGACCGCCCGAGCCCCGACTTCTCGAACGCCGAGTTCATCCTGTTGCTGTCGGCACACCTCGAGTCGGGTCACTACTTCAACCCGCACGCCCAGCGCATCATGGAGGGAATGCAAGACGGTGCCGAACTGGCCGTGCTGGACCCGCGGCTCTCGAACACCGCCGCGATGTCGGACTACTGGCTGCCGACCCAGCCGGGCAGCGAGGCCGCCGTGTTGCTCGCGATGGCGAACGTGATCCTAGAGGAGGAGCTCTACGACGCCGAGTTCATGCGAAACTGGGTGAACTGGGAGCAGTTCCTCGACGAGAAACACCCGGACCGGCCGCGGACGTTCGACGAGTACCTCCGCGTGCTCTACGACACGTACGCGGAGTTCACACCCGAGTTCGCCGAAGCCGAGAGCGGCGTCGACGCCGCGGTGATCCGGAAGGTCGGCCGGAAGATCGGTACCGCCGGCTCGAGGTACGCGAGCCACATCTGGCGCAGCGCAGCGAGCGGGAACAAAGGCGGCTGGCAGGTTTCGCGGACGCTGCACTTCCTCTCCGTGCTGACGGGCAGCGTCGGCACGAAAGGCGGGACGTCACCGAACGCGTGGCACAAGTTCGACCCGCACCTGCCGAACGAACCGCCGCGCCAGCGGCTGTGGGACGAACTCCAGCTCCCGAAGGAGTATCCCTTCGCCCACTACGAGATGAGTCAGCTGCTGCCGTACTTCCTCAAGGAAGGGCGCGGCAAGATCAGCGTCTACTTCACGCGCGTGTTCAACCCCGTCTACACCTACCCCGACGGGTTCTCGTGGATCGAGGCACTGACCGACGAGGAGAAAGTCGGTATGCACGTCGCGCTCACGCCGACGTGGAACGAGACGGCGTACTTCGCCGACTACGTCCTGCCGATGGGACACAGCCCCGAACGCCACGACATCCAGAGCCAGGAGACCCACGCGGGGACGTGGGTCACCTACCGCCAGCCCGTCCTCCGGGAGTACGCCGAGCGCGAGGGCGAGGACGTCGAGCGAACCTACGAGGCCAACCCCGGCGAGGTGTGGGAGGAAGACGAGTTCTGGATCGACCTCTCCTGGCGCGTCGACGAAGACGGCGAACTCGGCATCCGCCAGTACTTCGAGAGCCCCTACCGCGACGGCGAGGGCGACGAGCCGGCGAAGATGACGATCGACGAGTACTACCGGTACGTCTTCGAACACGAGGAGGGTCTCCAGGACCTCGCCGAGGAGAAAGACACGACGCCCCTGGAGTACATGAAACACCACGGGGCGTTCCAGGCGTCGACGAACGACTACGAACTCTACGACGAACCGCTCGATCCGTCGGTGCTCGAGGAAGACGACGTCTACGTCGACCAGTACGGGACGATCCGACGCGTGCTAAGCGACGAGATCCGCGTCGAACTCGACGGCGGTGACGCACGCGATCGCGACGAGACGGGATCCGACGAGGATCGGGGCTACGACTACGACACCATCGAAATTTCGGAGGACGCCCAGTACGACTCCGAAGTGCTCGGCGTGATGGTCGACGGCGAACCGAAGCAGGGATTCCCGTCGCCGACGGGGAAACAGCAGTTCTACTCGAAGACGATGGCCGACTGGGGCTGGGACGACGAGCGGTACACGCTCCCCAACTACCTGAAGTCGCACGTCCACCCCGAGAACGTCGACTACGAGGACGGCGAGATGGTGCTGGTGCCGACGTTCCGGCTCCCGACCCAGATCCACTCCCGTTCGTCGAACAGCAAGTACCTCGAGGAGATCTCCCACAACAACCCGGTGTGGATCCACTCGAACGACGCAGAGCGGATGGGGCTCGAGACCGGCGACCTCGTCCGCGTCGAGACGGACATCGGCTACTACGTCAACGAGGTCTGGGTGACCGAATCCATCAAACCCGGCATCGTCGCCCAGAGCCACCACATGGGCCAGTGGAAGGTCGACCGCGAGGAGACCGACACCGACGTCGAGGAGGGCGGCGACCCGTACGGGAAAGTGACCGTCGACCTCGACAACGAGAACAGCATGTGGGGAATGCGCCAGGTGGAGGGCATCAAACCCTTCGAGAGCGACGATCCCGACAGCGAGCGCGTCTGGTGGACCGACGGCGGCGTCGCACAGAACCTCACGCACGCGCCCCACCCGGATCCCATCTCGGGCATGCACTGCTGGCACCAGAAGGTGACCGTCCGCCCGGCCGAAGACGACGACTACTACGGCGACGTCTACGTCGACACGGACCGGTCGATGGAGATCTACCGCGAGTGGCTCGAGGAGACGAAGCCGGCACCGGGGCCGAACGGGCTGCGCCGACCGAAGTGGCTCAAACGACCCATCTCCCCCCCGACCTCGCCCGGTGACGACGACGCCTGGTACGTCGACGGCCCGGTCGGTCGGCCAGAGCGGTGGGACGTCGAGTCCCAGTCGGCACGTCGCGACGACTGAGTCGGTGGCGACCTCGTTCGGTCCGTCGTCGCGGCGGTCTCGCCGTGAGCTTTTACCTGGCTGACGGCGATTTCTGTCACCGCGAAACACCCGCTTGCGGAGTAGACGACACTCTATCCTGCTACTGACGGCGAAAATTTTATCCCCTCTGTCATTGATGCATTAGTGTGGTATTCAATGCCATTGGACACGGACTCGATGGGCGACTGGCGTCGCCTCGATGATACGGTTTCGGCGGATCCGGACGGTGAACCCGACGTGACGTTCATGCACGTAAGCGACCTGCATGGACAGATGACCGAGGGACACCAGGTGTACTACAACAACCCGAAGTCACGGCCGGACTTCGAGTTCGACGGCGAGGACAAGGTCATTCGCAAGGGCGGTGGCATCCCTCGCCTCGCGGCGAAACTCGAGGAGGTACGCGACGCGTACGACGACGACGTCGTCACGTTGATGAGCGGGGACACCTTCCACGGGACGGCCGTCACGACGTACACGAACGGCAAGTCGATGCTCGAGCCGGTCAACGAGCACCTCCGTCCCGACTTCTACGTCCCCGGTAACTGGGACTACTCCAACGAGGCCGTCGAGGACGGCAACATGGTCGACATCATGGAGTCGCTGGACGCGACCGTCCTCGCCAACAACCTCCTAGAGTGGGATACGGAAGACCTCATCTTCGACCCGTACTCGCTGACGGAGGTAAACGGCCTGACGGTCGGCGTCGTGGGGATGACGAACGTCTACGTCGACCGCATGATGCCCCTGTTTTACACGGACAAGTACAAGTTCGCCAAACACCCCTCCTTGCTCGAGGAGTACGCGAGTATGGCGCGCGACGACGGTGCGGATATCGTCGTCGCGGTGAGCGAGATCGGGCTTCAGTGGAAAGTCCAGGCCGCCAAGGACATCGACAACATCGACGTCATGTTCAGCGCCCACACCCACGAGTACACGCACGAGCCCATCGTCGTCGAGGACACCAACACCCTCGTCGTCGAGTCGGGCATGGGCGACGGCCTCGGGCGGGTGGACATCCGTATTCGGGACGGCGAACCCGAGTTCCGGCACAACCTCTACTGTCTCGTCGAAGGCCACGAGTACACGCCGGAACCGGACCCGGCGGCCGAACGGACGGTCGAGGAGATCCGCGAGCCGTTCCTCGCCGAAGACGTCCACTTCGAACGCGGAAACGGCAC
Protein-coding sequences here:
- a CDS encoding molybdopterin-dependent oxidoreductase; its protein translation is MGHGYDLSQIEKVAEKLGLLSNRSAETTKQRQGSSGRVTPASSNGHLADYPDPAEWHNWTEYESSGEPREYSVVPTACFNCEAGCGLLTYIDKETGKIRKIEGNPEHPGSRGRNCAKGPATINQIEDPQRIRHPLKRDGPRGSGQWKQISWDEALEDIAGEMRETIEDDRENEITYHVGRPGHEEYMDRVIDAWGLDGHNSHTNICSAGARTGYALWHKYDRPSPDFSNAEFILLLSAHLESGHYFNPHAQRIMEGMQDGAELAVLDPRLSNTAAMSDYWLPTQPGSEAAVLLAMANVILEEELYDAEFMRNWVNWEQFLDEKHPDRPRTFDEYLRVLYDTYAEFTPEFAEAESGVDAAVIRKVGRKIGTAGSRYASHIWRSAASGNKGGWQVSRTLHFLSVLTGSVGTKGGTSPNAWHKFDPHLPNEPPRQRLWDELQLPKEYPFAHYEMSQLLPYFLKEGRGKISVYFTRVFNPVYTYPDGFSWIEALTDEEKVGMHVALTPTWNETAYFADYVLPMGHSPERHDIQSQETHAGTWVTYRQPVLREYAEREGEDVERTYEANPGEVWEEDEFWIDLSWRVDEDGELGIRQYFESPYRDGEGDEPAKMTIDEYYRYVFEHEEGLQDLAEEKDTTPLEYMKHHGAFQASTNDYELYDEPLDPSVLEEDDVYVDQYGTIRRVLSDEIRVELDGGDARDRDETGSDEDRGYDYDTIEISEDAQYDSEVLGVMVDGEPKQGFPSPTGKQQFYSKTMADWGWDDERYTLPNYLKSHVHPENVDYEDGEMVLVPTFRLPTQIHSRSSNSKYLEEISHNNPVWIHSNDAERMGLETGDLVRVETDIGYYVNEVWVTESIKPGIVAQSHHMGQWKVDREETDTDVEEGGDPYGKVTVDLDNENSMWGMRQVEGIKPFESDDPDSERVWWTDGGVAQNLTHAPHPDPISGMHCWHQKVTVRPAEDDDYYGDVYVDTDRSMEIYREWLEETKPAPGPNGLRRPKWLKRPISPPTSPGDDDAWYVDGPVGRPERWDVESQSARRDD
- a CDS encoding bifunctional metallophosphatase/5'-nucleotidase, giving the protein MPLDTDSMGDWRRLDDTVSADPDGEPDVTFMHVSDLHGQMTEGHQVYYNNPKSRPDFEFDGEDKVIRKGGGIPRLAAKLEEVRDAYDDDVVTLMSGDTFHGTAVTTYTNGKSMLEPVNEHLRPDFYVPGNWDYSNEAVEDGNMVDIMESLDATVLANNLLEWDTEDLIFDPYSLTEVNGLTVGVVGMTNVYVDRMMPLFYTDKYKFAKHPSLLEEYASMARDDGADIVVAVSEIGLQWKVQAAKDIDNIDVMFSAHTHEYTHEPIVVEDTNTLVVESGMGDGLGRVDIRIRDGEPEFRHNLYCLVEGHEYTPEPDPAAERTVEEIREPFLAEDVHFERGNGTLDRPIDTVVGETKKPLYRQSFLESAWNTMYNDALKEYLDADLAISHGFRYGAAIPEGEITIGDLYTFFPMTAPVAKGDAYGQQIMNHMEEFLIDNFTPYVYDQEDGRVRNYSSNVEVTIDPTAKRGRRLVEMTVDGEPMDPDESYTVATLRRPGDPKRDLGNCGFPFRNVEIEQGTIPVDVLVDYLENNSPVDYEVMDLVQTPEDGGDVQNTPADGPYPHIQPGVDYANGEEYTETYLIPQGNVYQEDARNRKR